A single genomic interval of Actinomycetota bacterium harbors:
- a CDS encoding MogA/MoaB family molybdenum cofactor biosynthesis protein, with the protein MKGLVLTVSDRVSRGEAEDRSGPAAVERLGTLGFSTELRVVPDGVSSVRGALEGAVEEGFDLIVTTGGTGFSARDLTPEATRSVVDRFAPGIAEAIRAATFGSNPHGMLSRGVAGIAGSTLIINLPGSVGAVRESLDVVAPALGHAIALLHDEPAGH; encoded by the coding sequence GTGAAGGGTCTCGTTCTCACCGTGAGCGATCGAGTTAGCCGTGGCGAGGCCGAGGATCGTTCCGGTCCGGCGGCCGTAGAGCGTCTCGGGACGCTCGGCTTCTCGACCGAGCTGCGGGTGGTTCCCGATGGCGTCTCCTCCGTGCGGGGTGCTCTCGAGGGGGCCGTTGAGGAAGGGTTCGACCTCATTGTCACCACAGGTGGCACCGGGTTCTCGGCGAGAGATCTGACACCGGAGGCGACACGCAGCGTTGTGGATCGCTTCGCGCCGGGGATCGCCGAGGCCATTCGTGCGGCGACGTTCGGTAGCAATCCTCATGGGATGCTGTCCAGAGGTGTCGCCGGAATCGCCGGATCGACCCTCATCATCAACCTGCCGGGATCCGTCGGAGCGGTAAGGGAATCCCTCGATGTGGTCGCTCCCGCGCTCGGTCATGCGATTGCACTGCTGCACGACGAACCTGCCGGACACTGA
- the moaC gene encoding cyclic pyranopterin monophosphate synthase MoaC: MSEEFTHLDEQGHVHMVDVGDKQVTDRVAMAEAVVHMTSETRGKLFGGELPKGDALATARLAGIMAAKRTADLIPLCHPLSLTSVSVEVSEYDEGARVEARVQTRDRTGVEMEAMTAVAVAALALYDMVKGVERGVEITGVRLLSKSGGRSGEWRR, encoded by the coding sequence ATGAGTGAAGAGTTCACACACCTCGATGAGCAGGGACACGTCCACATGGTCGACGTGGGTGACAAGCAGGTCACCGACCGCGTGGCCATGGCCGAGGCGGTCGTGCACATGACATCCGAAACGAGGGGGAAGCTCTTCGGAGGGGAACTGCCGAAAGGTGACGCGCTGGCGACCGCACGTCTGGCCGGCATCATGGCTGCCAAACGCACCGCCGATCTCATCCCGCTGTGTCATCCGTTGTCGCTCACGTCGGTCTCCGTCGAGGTATCCGAATACGACGAGGGCGCACGTGTCGAGGCCAGGGTGCAGACTCGCGATCGGACCGGTGTGGAGATGGAGGCGATGACGGCAGTGGCCGTCGCGGCGCTCGCGCTCTACGACATGGTCAAAGGTGTCGAGCGGGGTGTTGAGATCACAGGAGTCCGGCTGCTGTCCAAATCGGGAGGCCGCTCCGGAGAGTGGCGACGGTGA